In one Cloacibacillus porcorum genomic region, the following are encoded:
- a CDS encoding nucleotidyl transferase AbiEii/AbiGii toxin family protein encodes MRILPAIARNGAFALKGGTAINLFERGLPRLSVDIDLCYPHFSERAEALGSIVKHLTSIRQDLSKRIHGIKFVNLGVESLEYKLLCRTPEAIVKIEVNTTMRGHVFPIRTMPVHPDAEEILGQYTEMPVISREELYGGKICAALDRQHPRDLFDLAPFLSGSGNGFDRRIVLGFIICLLSHNRPLHELLAPNAHDMKEAFDNQFVGMSAMPFTYEDYVKTREMLFAALPALLDDADRKFLVSFAEGAPDWSLFEVPDAARLPAILWKLRNIDILKERSPRKFDDQCAILREVLK; translated from the coding sequence GTGCGGATTCTTCCGGCGATTGCGCGAAATGGTGCGTTTGCGCTCAAAGGCGGAACTGCCATCAATCTTTTCGAGCGCGGACTGCCGCGCCTGTCAGTCGATATCGACCTCTGTTACCCGCATTTCAGCGAACGCGCCGAAGCCCTTGGCTCTATTGTCAAACATCTGACATCGATCAGGCAGGACTTATCAAAGCGTATCCACGGGATAAAGTTTGTCAATCTTGGCGTGGAGTCGCTGGAATATAAGCTGCTTTGCCGGACGCCTGAAGCCATTGTCAAAATCGAGGTGAACACTACGATGCGCGGCCACGTCTTTCCCATACGCACGATGCCCGTGCACCCAGACGCCGAAGAAATTCTCGGCCAGTACACGGAGATGCCGGTGATATCGAGAGAGGAGTTATACGGCGGAAAAATCTGCGCTGCGCTCGACCGCCAACACCCCCGCGATTTGTTCGATTTGGCTCCGTTTCTATCGGGTTCGGGAAATGGCTTCGACAGGCGAATTGTCCTTGGTTTCATCATCTGCCTGTTGAGCCATAATCGCCCACTCCATGAGCTGCTCGCACCCAACGCGCACGATATGAAGGAGGCGTTTGACAACCAATTTGTTGGAATGAGCGCTATGCCCTTTACCTATGAGGATTACGTCAAGACGAGGGAAATGCTCTTCGCGGCTCTTCCCGCCCTATTGGACGACGCCGACCGGAAATTCCTGGTATCGTTCGCCGAAGGTGCCCCCGATTGGAGCCTCTTTGAAGTTCCAGACGCTGCGAGGCTCCCCGCGATACTCTGGAAGCTTCGCAATATCGATATATTGAAAGAACGTTCCCCTCGCAAATTCGACGATCAATGCGCGATCCTGCGTGAAGTATTGAAATAA
- a CDS encoding class I SAM-dependent methyltransferase — MPQVDQNIKEKMLFIKKFVAEPRMIGSITPSSPQLVASMLCNVDWDKIACIAEFGAGTGVVTKAIMKNKLPQSRLFVFEIEDDLRQKLIRDTGLDIYDDARRLPHVLREERLRKVDLIVSGLPYAVLPQEVTAAVLDGISRTLAEDGMFVAFQYSLHMKSAFERIFKEVKIRFVMMNIPPAFVYECRGLKG, encoded by the coding sequence ATGCCACAGGTCGATCAAAATATAAAGGAAAAGATGCTCTTTATAAAAAAATTTGTCGCGGAGCCGCGTATGATCGGCAGCATTACTCCCAGCTCCCCGCAGCTTGTCGCCTCCATGCTCTGTAATGTAGACTGGGACAAAATCGCCTGTATCGCGGAGTTTGGCGCCGGTACCGGCGTTGTGACGAAGGCGATCATGAAAAACAAGCTGCCGCAGAGCAGGCTCTTTGTATTTGAGATAGAGGACGACCTCAGGCAGAAGCTGATACGCGATACGGGGCTCGATATCTACGACGACGCGAGGCGGCTGCCGCATGTACTCAGAGAGGAGCGGCTTCGCAAGGTCGATCTGATAGTCTCCGGCCTGCCTTACGCGGTTCTGCCGCAGGAAGTCACCGCCGCCGTGCTCGACGGTATCTCCCGCACCCTCGCCGAGGACGGCATGTTTGTCGCTTTTCAATATTCCCTCCATATGAAGAGCGCCTTTGAGCGGATATTCAAAGAGGTCAAAATTCGATTTGTGATGATGAACATCCCCCCGGCCTTCGTATATGAGTGCCGGGGATTAAAGGGATAG
- the purE gene encoding 5-(carboxyamino)imidazole ribonucleotide mutase produces MAPKIGIIMGSASDIPVVEKGTPVLEELGIEFEVAIASAHRTPADVENYAKGARKRGIKALVAVAGLSAALPGVVAAATTLPVIGVPVKGGAMDGLDALLSIAQMPPGVPAASVGLNGAKNACLLAARIVAATDDELTAKLEAYAEKEASKVRESRKKLENLPAAPADAY; encoded by the coding sequence ATGGCACCGAAAATCGGCATCATCATGGGCTCCGCCTCGGACATTCCCGTCGTGGAAAAGGGAACGCCAGTCCTTGAGGAGCTCGGCATAGAATTTGAAGTGGCGATCGCCTCGGCGCACCGCACGCCCGCGGACGTCGAGAACTACGCGAAGGGCGCGCGCAAGCGCGGCATCAAGGCGCTTGTCGCCGTCGCCGGACTCTCCGCGGCGCTCCCCGGAGTGGTGGCCGCCGCGACCACGCTGCCCGTCATCGGCGTTCCCGTCAAGGGCGGCGCGATGGACGGACTTGACGCGCTGCTCTCGATCGCGCAGATGCCCCCCGGCGTCCCCGCCGCCTCCGTCGGCCTCAACGGCGCGAAAAACGCCTGCCTGCTGGCGGCGCGCATCGTCGCGGCGACCGACGACGAACTGACGGCAAAGCTCGAAGCCTACGCGGAAAAAGAGGCCAGCAAGGTGCGCGAGAGCCGCAAGAAGCTCGAAAACCTCCCCGCCGCCCCCGCGGACGCCTATTAA
- a CDS encoding thioredoxin family protein, whose amino-acid sequence MAIDKTKGMVAAMKELKMFMFEGCPHCKRAEEMISELLARHPEYKEVPFVMIDEKKEPEVADKYDYYYVPTFFVGSEKIAEGVPTEEGVEKAFSTAYKG is encoded by the coding sequence TTGGCAATAGATAAAACGAAAGGAATGGTGGCAGCAATGAAGGAACTGAAGATGTTTATGTTCGAGGGATGCCCGCACTGCAAACGGGCTGAGGAGATGATATCGGAGCTGCTTGCCAGGCACCCGGAATACAAAGAGGTGCCCTTCGTCATGATCGACGAAAAGAAGGAGCCCGAAGTTGCCGACAAATACGATTATTACTACGTCCCCACATTTTTTGTCGGCAGCGAGAAGATCGCCGAGGGAGTTCCCACCGAAGAGGGTGTGGAAAAGGCATTCAGCACGGCATATAAAGGATAG
- the cysK gene encoding cysteine synthase A — translation MKNVEDLEIMELVGGTPLYRLKRDGGGAQAWIKLEGGNPGGSIKDRAAWGMLKEAQKNGQLTEKTVIVEPTSGNTGIGLAMLGRALGLPVVLTMPESMSQERRAVLAAFGAKLVLTPASEGMAGAVNEAKRMLAEDANALMLDQFSNPGNPRAHEESTGPEILAQLPDGKKLAAFVASFGTGGTVTGVGRALRKEFPEVKVIAVEPASSPLITKGKAGPHKIQGIGANFVPANLAVSEIDEFMTVTDEDALSTARRLAAEEGLFSGISTGANVWAALKVAADLPRDNVVVTVQPDRGDKYLSIFSS, via the coding sequence TTGAAGAACGTTGAAGATCTGGAAATAATGGAGCTGGTGGGCGGTACGCCGCTCTACCGGCTCAAAAGGGACGGCGGCGGCGCGCAGGCCTGGATAAAGCTTGAGGGCGGCAACCCCGGAGGCTCGATCAAGGACCGCGCCGCCTGGGGTATGCTGAAAGAGGCGCAGAAAAATGGCCAGCTCACGGAAAAGACGGTGATTGTGGAGCCGACGAGCGGCAACACAGGCATCGGGCTTGCGATGCTCGGACGGGCGCTCGGTCTGCCGGTGGTTCTGACGATGCCGGAATCGATGTCGCAGGAGCGCCGCGCGGTGCTCGCCGCCTTTGGCGCGAAGCTTGTGCTGACCCCCGCCTCCGAGGGGATGGCGGGCGCGGTAAACGAGGCGAAAAGAATGCTGGCCGAGGATGCGAACGCGCTGATGCTCGACCAGTTTTCCAACCCAGGCAACCCGCGCGCGCATGAGGAGAGCACGGGGCCGGAGATCCTGGCCCAGCTGCCCGACGGCAAGAAGCTGGCGGCCTTTGTCGCCTCTTTCGGCACCGGCGGCACCGTCACAGGCGTTGGCCGCGCCCTGCGCAAAGAGTTTCCCGAGGTGAAGGTCATCGCCGTGGAACCGGCGTCCAGCCCTCTGATCACCAAGGGCAAGGCCGGTCCGCATAAGATCCAGGGGATCGGCGCGAACTTTGTCCCCGCGAACCTCGCCGTCTCAGAGATCGACGAGTTCATGACCGTCACCGACGAAGATGCTCTGTCGACCGCGCGCCGTCTGGCCGCCGAGGAGGGCCTTTTCAGCGGCATCTCCACCGGAGCCAACGTCTGGGCGGCGCTGAAGGTGGCGGCCGACCTCCCGCGGGACAATGTCGTCGTCACGGTCCAGCCGGACCGCGGCGATAAGTACCTGAGCATTTTTTCCAGTTAA